The Buchnera aphidicola (Formosaphis micheliae) nucleotide sequence TATTTACTATACATAAACTTACGTTTGTTAAATAAATATAATTTAGTATACTATACCACATTTATAACAAATTTATTGAATATATTAATTAAAATATATGTATGCTTTTATATAACATTAAATTAACATAAAAATCCAATTTATAGTATTATATCAACCACAATAATTTAAATATTTTTAACTTATACCATTTAACTTAATCATATATCTATTTAAAATATAATATATTTTATAATTCCATAACATTTAATACTATTAAAAAAATAATAATATATTTTACATACTACAGTGTAATTTATAATATATAAAACTAATTTCATTTATTTCTACTCAATATACATATTTTTCATAAAAAAATATTTTATAATTGTGAACTTTAAAAACAATAATCAAATCTAATATAAATTAACTATCTCTTAATTCATATCAAGATTAAGAGATAGTCGTTTATAATTTATTAACTAATAAAAAACGCTCTATTATACATTTTATATCTTATTTTCATACACATTAAAATGTATAATAACTATCATGACGTCAACAGTATAATCCTTATAAAAGTATTTTAATATATGTGATAGTATAATAAAACTATACAATATATTTAAATAAACTATAATTAATACAAAATAATATAAAAAAATAAAAAATCATTATTAAGAAATAATTTAATGTTATCTAACGGATAGGATTAATTTGTAAAATATGTGTTATGCTATCACACATAACAATCATTTTTATTTCGTAAAGATAGTTACATATTCAAATTTAATTAACAGATGCATGATCTATCCAATTAACTGGATCACGAACTTTTTTTCTAGCCATTAGATCATCAATTTGTGACGAATCAATTGTTTCATATTTTATTAATGCATCTTTCATCGCATGTAATATATCCATATTATTATTTAAAATATTTTTTGCACGCTGATAATTAACATTTATTAACTGTCTTACTTCTTCATCAATAATTTTAGCAGTTTCATCTGACATATGCTTTGCTTTTGATACTGAACGACCTAAAAATATTTCGTCTTCATCTTCTGTATATAATAATGGACCTAATTTTTCTGAAAACCCCCATTGTGTAACCATATTTCTAGCTAATGTAGTAGCAACCTTTATGTCATTAAAAGATCCTGTAGATATATTTTCTACTCCATAAATAATCTCTTCTGCTAAACGCCCACCATATAAAGTAGATATTTGACTTTCTAACTTTCTTCGACTAACACTAATTAAATCTTCTTCTGGTAAAAAAACTGTAACACCTAATGCTCGACCTCTAGGAATAATCGTAACTTTATGAGCTGGATCATGATCAGGAACTGATCGTCCAACAATAACATGTCCAGACTCATGATATGCTGTAATTTGTTTTTGTAATTCACTCATTACCATAGAACGACGTTCTGATCCCATAATTATTTTATCTTTAGCTTGTTCAAATTCTGACATAGATACCGTATGACGACTAATACGAGCAGCAAATAACGCTGCTTCATTAACTAAATTTGCCAAATCTGCCCCAGAAAAACCAGGTGTTCCCCTAGCAATAACCATAGAATTAACATCTTTATCTAAAGGGACTTTACTCATATGAACTTTAAGAATTTGATTCCTTCCTTTGATATCAGGTAAAGCCACAATGATTTGCCTGTCAAAACGACCAGGACGTAATAAAGCAGGATCTAACACATCTGGTCGATTAGTAGCTGCTATTAATATAATACCTTCATTTCCTTCAAAACCATCCATCTCTACTAACATTTGATTTAATGTCTGTTCTCTCTCATCATGCCCTCCTCCAACACCAGTACCTCTTTGTCGTCCAACAGCATCAATTTCATCAATAAACATTATACATGGAGCTGATTTTCTTGAATGTTCAAACATATCACGTACCCTAGAAGCACCTACACCTACGAACATTTCAACAAAATCAGATCCTGAAATTGTAAAAAAAGGTACTTTAGCCTCTCCAGCTATAGCTTTAGCTAATAATGTTTTTCCTGTTCCAGGAGGTCCTACCATCAAGATACCTTTTGGTATTTTTCCACCTAATTTTTGAAAACGACTAGGTTCTTTCAAATACTCAATTAATTCTCTTACTTCTTCTTTTGCCTCATCACAACCGGCTACATCAGAAAACGTAGTTTTTATTTCATTTTCTGATAAC carries:
- the ftsH gene encoding ATP-dependent zinc metalloprotease FtsH: MVKNLMIWLIIAVVFMSIFQNFNSYDGNIHRIDYSTFLSEVNKNKIREVRINGHEINFIKKNNNKYKTYMPINDFKLLDTLILKHIRVIGEAPPEPSLITSIFISWFPMFLLIGVWIFFMRQMHIGGGKGAMSFGKSKARMLSENEIKTTFSDVAGCDEAKEEVRELIEYLKEPSRFQKLGGKIPKGILMVGPPGTGKTLLAKAIAGEAKVPFFTISGSDFVEMFVGVGASRVRDMFEHSRKSAPCIMFIDEIDAVGRQRGTGVGGGHDEREQTLNQMLVEMDGFEGNEGIILIAATNRPDVLDPALLRPGRFDRQIIVALPDIKGRNQILKVHMSKVPLDKDVNSMVIARGTPGFSGADLANLVNEAALFAARISRHTVSMSEFEQAKDKIIMGSERRSMVMSELQKQITAYHESGHVIVGRSVPDHDPAHKVTIIPRGRALGVTVFLPEEDLISVSRRKLESQISTLYGGRLAEEIIYGVENISTGSFNDIKVATTLARNMVTQWGFSEKLGPLLYTEDEDEIFLGRSVSKAKHMSDETAKIIDEEVRQLINVNYQRAKNILNNNMDILHAMKDALIKYETIDSSQIDDLMARKKVRDPVNWIDHASVN